The following are encoded together in the Lolium rigidum isolate FL_2022 unplaced genomic scaffold, APGP_CSIRO_Lrig_0.1 contig_34108_1, whole genome shotgun sequence genome:
- the LOC124681109 gene encoding receptor-like serine/threonine-protein kinase SD1-8 has protein sequence MLSTASHARDIISPGQPLRGNDTLVSPGSGSFVLGFFTPPGSNNTYVGVWYARVSVRTVVWVANRADPVPGPVEDIAAATLSVSADGTLAVADANSTVVWSVSPPAGAVTGGCTARIRDDGNLVVSDAGGRVAWQGFDHPTDTLLPGMRVGMDFATGANMTLTAWTSPSDPSPGPVVAAMDTSGDPEVFIWNGGEKVWRSGPWDGLQFTGVPDTVTYTGFSFRFVNTPKEVSYSFQVPNSSFLSRLALNSTGAGGGLLQRWTWVWAASAWNMYWYAPKDQCDAVNPCGANGVCDTNGFPVCSCLRGFAPRSPEAWALRDNRAGCARATPLDCGNGTDGFAVVPHAKVPDTTAVVLDLAASLADCRERCLGNCSCTAYASANLSAAFGRRGCVMWSGALADLRVYPSFGQDLYVRLAAADLDSVSKSKKKVKVIIAAAVSICVLAVILALIGFFFWKRKRTKARLSETPSKWSGVLHSRTLQSEGTSHGADLDLPIYDLETIAAATEGFSADNKLGEGGYGPVYKGMLEDGQEIAVKTLSKASAQGPDEFKNEVMLIAKLQHRNLVRLIGCCICGQEKILIYEYMANKSLDFFLFDKSKSMLLDWRTRYRIIEGIARGLLYLHQDSRYRIVHRDLKTGNILLDKDMTPKISDFGMARIFGGDDSEINTLRVVGTYGYMAPEYAMDGVFSVKSDVFSFGVIVLEIITGIRNRGVYSYSNHLNLLAHAWSLLSEGKSLDLVDETLQGTFDPEEVLKCHKVGLLCVQENPEDRPLMSQALTMLAAADAASLPAPKQPGFAARRAAAAATTEDTSSSRADGSFVDSMTITIIEGR, from the exons ATGCTCTCGACGGCTTCCCACGCCCGAGACATCATCTCGCCGGGCCAGCCGCTGAGGGGCAACGACACGCTGGTCTCGCCGGGCAGCGGCAGCTTCGTGCTGGGCTTCTTCACTCCGCCGGGCTCCAACAACACCTACGTCGGGGTGTGGTACGCCCGTGTCTCCGTCCGCACCGTCGTCTGGGTCGCCAACCgcgccgacccggtccctggccccgtGGAGGACATCGCCGCCGCGACCCTGTCCGTCTCCGCCGacggcacgctcgccgtcgccgacgccaACTCCACCGTCGTCTGGTCCGTCTCCCCGCCCGCCGGCGCCGTCACAGGAGGGTGCACGGCGCGGATACGGGACGACGGCAACCTGGTGGTCTCCGACGCAGGCGGGCGCGTGGCGTGGCAGGGGTTCGACCACCCCACCGACACTCTGCTCCCGGGGATGCGCGTCGGGATGGACTTCGCGACCGGCGCGAACATGACGCTGACGGCGTGGACGAGCCCGTCCGACCCGTCCCCTGGCCCGGTGGTGGCGGCCATGGACACCTCGGGCGACCCGGAGGTGTTCATCTGGAACGGTGGCGAGAAGGTGTGGCGGTCAGGGCCGTGGGACGGGCTCCAGTTCACGGGCGTCCCGGACACGGTGACCTACACGGGGTTCAGCTTCCGGTTCGTGAACACGCCCAAGGAGGTGAGCTACAGCTTCCAAGTGCCCAACTCGAGCTTCCTGTCGCGGCTGGCGCTGAACAGCacgggcgccggcggcgggctgTTGCAGCGGTGGACATGGGTTTGGGCGGCGAGCGCGTGGAACATGTACTGGTACGCGCCCAAGGACCAGTGCGACGCCGTGAACCCGTGCGGGGCCAACGGGGTGTGCGACACCAACGGCTTCCCGGTGTGCTCGTGCCTGCGCGGGTTCGCGCCGCGCtcgccggaggcgtgggcgctgcggGACAACCGCGCCGGGTGCGCGCGCGCGACGCCGCTCGACTGCGGCAACGGCACGGACGGGTTCGCGGTGGTGCCGCACGCCAAGGTGCCCGACACGACGGCCGTCGTGCTGGACCTCGCCGCCAGCCTCGCGGACTGCCGGGAGAGGTGCCTGGGGAACTGCTCGTGCACGGCGTACGCGAGCGCAAACCTCAGCGCCGCGTTCGGACGCCGCGGCTGCGTCATGTGGAGCGGCGCGCTCGCCGACCTCCGCGTGTACCCAAGCTTCGGCCAGGACCTCTAcgtccgcctcgccgccgccgatctcG ATTCAGTTAGTAAGTCTAAAAAGAAGGTGAAAGTTATAATTGCAGCTGCCGTCAGCATCTGTGTACTGGCAGTTATTCTAGCACTTATAGGGTTCTTCTTTTGGAAAAGAAAGAGGACAAAAGCAAGATTATCAG AAACACCAAGTAAATGGAGTGGTGTTTTGCACAGCAGAACACTACAAAGCGAAGGAACTAGTCATGGGGCTGACCTGGACCTGCCAATATATGATTTGGAGACTATAGCAGCAGCCACAGAGGGCTTCTCAGCTGACAATAAGCTTGGTGAAGGTGGCTATGGGCCAGTATACAAG GGTATGCTTGAAGATGGACAAGAAATAGCTGTTAAAACGCTTTCGAAGGCATCAGCGCAGGGTCCCGATGAGTTCAAGAATGAGGTCATGTTGATAGCAAAACTCCAGCATCGGAATCTTGTTCGACTTATTGGGTGCTGCATCTGTGGACAAGAAAAGATACTCATATACGAATACATGGCAAACAAAAGCCTGGACTTCTTTCTGTTTG ACAAATCCAAGAGCATGCTTCTCGACTGGCGAACCCGGTACCGCATAATCGAGGGTATCGCCCGAGGTTTACTGTACCTTCACCAGGACTCGAGATACAGGATCGTCCACAGAGACCTGAAGACAGGAAATATCCTTCTGGACAAGGACATGACTCCTAAAATTTCAGACTTTGGCATGGCAAGGATATTCGGCGGGGACGACTCTGAAATCAATACCCTTCGAGTGGTTGGCACATA TGGCTACATGGCTCCCGAGTACGCGATGGACGGGGTTTTCTCGGTGAAATCAGACGTGTTTAGCTTCGGCGTCATAGTGCTGGAGATCATCACCGGTATAAGGAACAGAGGTGTCTACAGCTACTCCAACCACCTGAACCTTCTAGCACAT GCATGGAGCTTGCTGAGCGAGGGGAAGAGCCTGGATCTAGTGGACGAGACCCTGCAGGGGACATTCGACCCGGAGGAGGTGCTCAAGTGCCACAAGGTGGGGCTCCTGTGCGTGCAGGAGAACCCGGAGGACCGGCCCCTCATGTCGCAGGCGCTCACGATGctggccgccgccgacgccgcctcaCTGCCGGCACCCAAGCAGCCCGGCTTCGCCGCGAGGagagccgcggcggcggcgacgacggaggaCACGTCGTCGAGCAGGGCCGACGGGAGCTTCGTGGACAGCATGACCATCACCATCATCGAGGGACGGTAG